Proteins encoded together in one Chitinispirillales bacterium ANBcel5 window:
- the tgt gene encoding tRNA guanosine(34) transglycosylase Tgt, translated as MDRDLFFNLLGTDPHSQARAGVFKTGHSTIETPVFMPVGTQATVKSLSPLELEQSGSSIILANTYHLHLRPGDELIRDAGGLHRFENWNRSILTDSGGFQVFSLRDISKISDDGVEFQSHIDGSRHTFSPERVMEIQHNLGADIIMVFDECPPSDAKPSAIEKAVERTLRWAGRCQEHHHKLPFHHGYPQYLFAIVQGGTSRLLRQRCARELVSMDFPGYALGGLAVGEAIETTYQIVEFSAPLLPQDKPRYLMGVGTPKDILECIERGIDMFDCVMPTRNARNGSVFTWNGKLNIRNAKHMRDFDHAIDDNCGCYACTNFSRSYIRHLYMAGEILAIRLLTLHNIHFYLELTKSARERILEGTFSQWKKDVLSVMSSKVNDAIGKV; from the coding sequence ATGGACAGGGATTTATTTTTCAACCTTCTCGGTACCGATCCTCACTCTCAGGCAAGAGCTGGGGTGTTTAAAACAGGGCACAGCACCATAGAAACTCCCGTATTTATGCCTGTTGGTACGCAGGCTACGGTTAAATCACTCTCACCGCTTGAGCTTGAGCAGAGTGGTAGTTCAATAATCCTGGCCAACACCTATCACCTCCATCTGCGGCCCGGCGATGAGCTGATCAGGGATGCCGGAGGATTGCACCGCTTTGAGAACTGGAACAGATCTATTCTCACCGACAGCGGTGGCTTTCAGGTTTTTAGTTTAAGGGATATATCAAAAATCAGTGATGATGGTGTTGAGTTTCAGTCACATATCGATGGCTCGAGGCATACCTTCTCTCCTGAGCGTGTGATGGAGATACAACACAATCTTGGTGCCGATATAATAATGGTATTCGATGAATGTCCGCCTTCGGATGCTAAGCCATCCGCCATTGAAAAAGCAGTAGAAAGGACCCTGAGGTGGGCCGGACGCTGCCAGGAACACCACCACAAACTCCCTTTTCACCACGGGTATCCTCAATATCTCTTTGCTATTGTTCAGGGGGGCACATCGAGGCTTCTGCGCCAACGCTGTGCAAGGGAGCTGGTCTCCATGGATTTTCCCGGGTACGCACTGGGAGGACTGGCTGTTGGTGAAGCGATTGAAACCACTTACCAGATTGTGGAGTTCTCTGCCCCGCTGCTTCCTCAGGATAAACCCCGATATCTGATGGGGGTTGGTACTCCAAAGGATATCCTTGAGTGCATAGAACGGGGAATCGATATGTTTGATTGTGTTATGCCAACACGCAACGCACGAAATGGCTCGGTGTTTACCTGGAATGGGAAGTTAAACATACGTAACGCAAAACATATGCGGGATTTTGATCATGCCATTGACGATAACTGCGGCTGTTATGCCTGCACTAACTTCAGCCGCTCCTATATTCGTCATCTCTATATGGCCGGGGAAATACTTGCAATCAGGTTATTAACTTTACATAATATCCATTTTTATTTGGAGCTCACTAAGAGTGCCAGAGAGAGAATCCTTGAGGGTACGTTTTCTCAGTGGAAAAAAGATGTGTTGTCGGTGATGTCTTCTAAAGTAAATGATGCGATTGGAAAAGTGTGA
- a CDS encoding glycosyltransferase family 4 protein, with amino-acid sequence MKILLTVHHNLTPDSGAPGITFRLSRYFKMAGHDVTIFSFSDLPSCFPEVLKKILFPFFVAVRIFKSGRKKGFDVVDSSTGDNWIWASVVKRFREFKPLLVTRSHGFELLADKRLKKEAKRGNLKLSWRYPLFHGGLMLWYVALSVRKSDVVLFLNSTERDYAVQRLRLDPRRTIIVQHDISDLFANLPFYSIKKNTTPAIAVTGSFITKKGISYSMPALRKLLTLHSHLRVKFLGTGPCVRSIVNLFSSCEKERIEIYPSYRNKDLPDLLRDCQIALLPSISEGFGIALIESMACGLAPVASAIDGPLDYIKNGENGLLISPGSVEEIVTGINSLLRDKRYLENLRMRAWITAQHYCSRKNSNHQLAVYEEFMKKAKANI; translated from the coding sequence ATGAAAATATTACTTACTGTTCACCACAACCTTACACCAGATTCCGGTGCACCAGGCATAACTTTCAGGCTATCGAGATATTTTAAGATGGCGGGACATGATGTTACCATCTTCTCTTTCAGTGACCTTCCCTCCTGCTTCCCTGAAGTGTTGAAGAAGATTCTTTTTCCATTCTTTGTAGCTGTCAGAATTTTTAAGTCGGGTAGAAAAAAGGGGTTCGACGTAGTTGATTCATCAACCGGTGATAACTGGATTTGGGCATCTGTTGTCAAACGATTTCGCGAATTCAAACCACTGCTTGTTACCCGAAGTCACGGTTTTGAACTATTAGCTGATAAGAGGTTAAAAAAGGAAGCGAAGCGAGGGAACCTTAAACTCAGTTGGCGATATCCTTTGTTTCATGGTGGTCTGATGCTTTGGTATGTTGCTTTATCGGTCAGAAAAAGTGATGTTGTATTGTTTTTAAACAGCACAGAAAGAGACTACGCGGTTCAAAGACTGCGATTAGACCCACGGCGGACCATAATAGTACAACATGATATTTCAGACCTTTTTGCGAACCTGCCATTCTATTCCATTAAAAAAAACACTACACCCGCAATAGCAGTTACCGGTTCATTTATCACCAAAAAAGGGATCAGCTATTCTATGCCGGCTCTTAGAAAACTTCTCACACTACATTCTCATCTACGGGTTAAGTTTTTGGGTACAGGCCCATGTGTCAGAAGTATAGTAAACCTTTTCAGTTCGTGTGAAAAAGAGCGTATAGAAATCTATCCCTCCTACCGTAACAAAGATCTACCTGACTTATTAAGGGATTGCCAAATTGCGCTTCTTCCGAGTATTTCGGAGGGGTTTGGTATTGCTTTAATAGAATCTATGGCTTGTGGTCTTGCCCCGGTCGCTTCAGCTATTGACGGTCCACTTGATTACATAAAAAACGGTGAAAATGGATTACTTATAAGCCCTGGCAGTGTTGAAGAAATAGTAACGGGCATAAACTCACTATTGAGAGATAAACGGTACCTTGAAAATCTCAGGATGAGGGCGTGGATCACTGCCCAGCATTATTGCAGCAGAAAAAACAGTAATCATCAGCTTGCGGTGTACGAAGAATTTATGAAAAAGGCAAAAGCTAATATTTAA
- a CDS encoding Smr/MutS family protein produces the protein MFEYFDNKEEHTANHKLILSHIEKYGVRDKDATRSMRKKRTGKKKLRQRRSTDLHGLTSEQAEIKLRRVMDECRAAGIRELLIIHGKGYHSCLNTGPVLKGVVRDMLGSEFHSFVSGYGSALPRDGGDGATLVHLKY, from the coding sequence ATGTTTGAATACTTTGATAATAAAGAAGAACACACTGCTAACCATAAACTTATACTCTCTCATATTGAAAAATACGGGGTGAGGGATAAGGATGCAACTCGTTCTATGAGAAAAAAAAGAACCGGCAAAAAAAAGCTTCGACAGCGCAGAAGTACCGATTTACATGGGCTTACTTCTGAACAGGCCGAAATTAAATTAAGACGGGTTATGGATGAATGCCGCGCGGCCGGAATACGAGAGCTTCTGATTATCCATGGTAAGGGGTATCATTCATGCCTAAATACCGGACCGGTTTTAAAGGGTGTGGTAAGAGATATGCTTGGATCGGAATTTCACTCGTTCGTCAGTGGCTATGGTTCGGCTTTACCCCGTGATGGTGGGGATGGAGCTACACTGGTCCATCTTAAATATTAG